The Geobacillus genomosp. 3 genome segment ACACGGGCGTCCGACGATGGAACTGAATGACCGTGGCGGCTATTTCGATTTGGCGCCGACGGATTTGGGTGAAAACTGCCGGCGCGACATCGTGCTTGAGCTTGAAGAAATGGGTTTTGAAATCGAAGCATCGCACCACGAGGTCGCCCCAGGGCAGCATGAGATCGATTTTAAATATGCCCACGCCATTAAAGCGTGCGACGACATTCAAACGTTTAAGCTCGTCGTCAAAACGATTGCCCGCAAACATGGGCTGCATGCGACGTTTATGCCGAAGCCGATTTTCGGTATTAACGGTTCGGGAATGCACTGCAACTTGTCGTTGTTCCGCAACAACGAAAACGCCTTTTTTGATCCGAACGGCGATTTGCAGCTGAGCGATACAGCGCGGCAGTTTATCGCTGGTGTGCTGAAACATGCGCCGAATTTTACGGCGGTGACCAATCCGACGGTCAACTCGTACAAGCGGCTCGTTCCGGGCTATGAGGCGCCGTGTTACGTTGCTTGGTCGGCGCGCAACCGCAGCCCGCTCATCCGCATCCCGGCTTCGCGCGGCATGAGCACGCGCATCGAAGTGCGCAGCGTCGATCCGGCAGCGAACCCGTATTTGGCGATGGCTGTGCTGTTGGCGGCAGGGCTTGACGGCATTCGCAACAAGCTCACTCCTCCGGCGCCGGTTGACCGAAACATTTACGTCATGACGAAAGAAGAGCGGCTCGAAGAAGGGATTGTTGATTTGCCGGCGACGCTGATCGAAGCGCTTGAAAACTTGAAATCGGACGAGGTGATCGTCCATGCGCTTGGCAAGCATTTATTCGAGCATTTCATCGAAGCAAAAGAAATTGAATGGGA includes the following:
- the glnA gene encoding type I glutamate--ammonia ligase; amino-acid sequence: MAKYTREDIMRIVKEENVKYIRLQFTDILGTIKNVEIPVSQIEKALNNKMMFDGSSIEGFVRIEESDMYLYPDLDTFVIFPWTSEKGKVARFICDIYNADGTPFEGCPRYNLKRVLKEMEALGFTAFNLGAEPEFFLFKLDEHGRPTMELNDRGGYFDLAPTDLGENCRRDIVLELEEMGFEIEASHHEVAPGQHEIDFKYAHAIKACDDIQTFKLVVKTIARKHGLHATFMPKPIFGINGSGMHCNLSLFRNNENAFFDPNGDLQLSDTARQFIAGVLKHAPNFTAVTNPTVNSYKRLVPGYEAPCYVAWSARNRSPLIRIPASRGMSTRIEVRSVDPAANPYLAMAVLLAAGLDGIRNKLTPPAPVDRNIYVMTKEERLEEGIVDLPATLIEALENLKSDEVIVHALGKHLFEHFIEAKEIEWDMYRTTVHQWELDQYMELY